A window of the Microplitis mediator isolate UGA2020A chromosome 5, iyMicMedi2.1, whole genome shotgun sequence genome harbors these coding sequences:
- the LOC130668694 gene encoding uncharacterized protein LOC130668694 produces the protein MDETGCSRVPKTHGKIIAEKDKKQVGILTSAERGKKVTVELCVSASGELLPPLFIFPRKRMKSSLLSNALPGSWGLCHPSDWIQNEIFFEWIKWFVNQVKPTAEDPVLLILDGHTTYTNNLEMIDYARNHHIIMLCLSLDMKPVILLHIHSKILLKTHFDMTTLS, from the coding sequence ATGGATGAGACGGGCTGTAGTAGAGTTCCAAAAACACACGGAAAAATAATTGCTGAGAAAGACAAGAAGCAAGTTGGGATTTTGACGTCAGCTGAACGTGGTAAAAAGGTCACTGTGGAACTTTGCGTCTCAGCATCAGGCGAACTTTTACCTCCGTTGTTCATTTTTCCTCGCAAACGAATGAAATCTAGCTTATTGAGCAATGCATTACCAGGAAGTTGGGGACTTTGTCATCCTTCTGATTGGatacaaaatgaaattttttttgaatggaTTAAGTGGTTTGTTAATCAAGTCAAACCAACTGCTGAAGATCCAGTTCTCTTGATATTAGATGGGCATACAACGTATACCAATAATTTGGAGATGATAGATTATGCTCGTAATCATCATATTATAATGCTGTGTTTGTCTCTTGATATGAAACCAGTAATACTATTACAtatacattcaaaaattttattaaaaactcatttCGATATGACTACGCTATCTTAA
- the LOC130667861 gene encoding serpin B4-like isoform X2: MKLSSFLIILIFSIILSLKSEPEACVSKNSIWDWIINRNNKITTTSPLVIKTTATPVANNKTTPASTKIIEDDEMQAILDISTSINQFSFELHEVIANNTNGSFISSPLSAAMILMMAAYGARSENAKEINSVLHIDTNNITYKIGINSLIRMLNVIDPSEVQLIHKIYAAENVEIDPHFMNFVKTTFESSVKNVDFKTYTNTSIKTNNWWADQTYHRITNVIESENMLVLVNVLVFTGIWGSTFEEKNTRLEHFHLNDTNSKKVPMMNQLFQTPYGVLSEIDATFVILEYEDFNDDDVMKMIIILPNKINGLDSIEKKIHKLQLADFNGKLHQVNVSLPKFRINSTINLEDMLTKLGMKIAFQEAADFSGILKINSGLKINKVNQHVMIHVDEECTGTAAIIKSTYSHRMKRSSPSLEKVSFYADHPFLILIANNNTVIFTGRVVDV; the protein is encoded by the exons atgaaactgTCTAgtttcttaataattttaattttttcaataattctgTCATTAAAGAGTGAACCTGAA GCTTGtgtatcgaaaaattcgatttggGATTGGATAATAaacagaaataataaaattactactaCTAGTCCTCTTGTCATAAAAACAACTGCTACTCCAGTAGCTAATAACAAAACTACTCCAGCTTCTACTA AAATCATTGAAGATGATGAAATGCAGGCTATTCTGGATATTTCAACCAGCATTAATCAATTTTCGTTTGAATTACATGAG GTTATTGCAAATAATACAAATGGAAGTTTTATCTCATCGCCATTAAGTGCAGCAATGATACTTATGATGGCAGCTTATGGTGCACGTAGTGAAAATGCCAAAGAAATTAATTCAGTGTTACATATCGATACTAATAATATTACGTACAAAATAGGTATAAATTCTTTGATTAGAATGCTTAAC GTAATCGACCCATCAGAAGTTCAATtgatacataaaatatatgctgcAGAAAATGTAGAAATCGACCCacattttatgaattttgtaaaaacaacatttgaatCATCAGTAAAGAATGTTGATTTTAAAACTTATACCAATACCtcgataaaaacaaataattggTGGGCAGACCAAACTTATCATCGTATTACAAATGTCATAGAGTCTG aaaatatGCTTGTTCTCGTCAATGTGTTAGTTTTTACGGGAATTTGGGGTTCAACctttgaggaaaaaaatactCGCTTAGAGCATTTCCATCTTAATGATacaaattccaaaaaagtacCAATGATGAATCAACTTTTCCAAACACCATATGGTGTTCTTTCTGAAATTGATGCAACATTTGTTATATTAGAATACGAg GAttttaatgatgatgatgtaaTGAAAATGATTATTATCCTACCAAACAAAATCAATGGACTCgattctattgaaaaaaaaatccataaattaCAACTTGCTGATTTTAACGGCAAATTACATCAAGTGAATGTATCACTGCCAAAATTCAGAATTAACAGTACAATCAATTTAGAAGATATGCTTACTAAATTAGGAATGAAAATTGCATTCCAAGAAGCCGCTGATTTTTCCGgtatcttaaaaataaattccgggctaaaaataaataaggtaAATCAACATGTAATGATCCACGTAGACGAAGAATGTACCGGAACTGCAGCTATTATTA aatCAACTTACAGCCACAGAATGAAACGCAGCTCTCCATCGTTagaaaaagtttcattttatGCTGATCATCCATTCCTCATTCTTATTGCAAACAATAACACTGTTATTTTTACTGGCCGTGTTGTCGATGTTTAA
- the LOC130667861 gene encoding serpin B4-like isoform X1, with amino-acid sequence MKLSSFLIILIFSIILSLKSEPEACVSKNSIWDWIINRNNKITTTSPLVIKTTATPVANNKTTPASTKIIEDDEMQAILDISTSINQFSFELHEVIANNTNGSFISSPLSAAMILMMAAYGARSENAKEINSVLHIDTNNITYKIGINSLIRMLNVIDPSEVQLIHKIYAAENVEIDPHFMNFVKTTFESSVKNVDFKTYTNTSIKTNNWWADQTYHRITNVIESENMLVLVNVLVFTGIWGSTFEEKNTRLEHFHLNDTNSKKVPMMNQLFQTPYGVLSEIDATFVILEYEKDFNDDDVMKMIIILPNKINGLDSIEKKIHKLQLADFNGKLHQVNVSLPKFRINSTINLEDMLTKLGMKIAFQEAADFSGILKINSGLKINKVNQHVMIHVDEECTGTAAIIKSTYSHRMKRSSPSLEKVSFYADHPFLILIANNNTVIFTGRVVDV; translated from the exons atgaaactgTCTAgtttcttaataattttaattttttcaataattctgTCATTAAAGAGTGAACCTGAA GCTTGtgtatcgaaaaattcgatttggGATTGGATAATAaacagaaataataaaattactactaCTAGTCCTCTTGTCATAAAAACAACTGCTACTCCAGTAGCTAATAACAAAACTACTCCAGCTTCTACTA AAATCATTGAAGATGATGAAATGCAGGCTATTCTGGATATTTCAACCAGCATTAATCAATTTTCGTTTGAATTACATGAG GTTATTGCAAATAATACAAATGGAAGTTTTATCTCATCGCCATTAAGTGCAGCAATGATACTTATGATGGCAGCTTATGGTGCACGTAGTGAAAATGCCAAAGAAATTAATTCAGTGTTACATATCGATACTAATAATATTACGTACAAAATAGGTATAAATTCTTTGATTAGAATGCTTAAC GTAATCGACCCATCAGAAGTTCAATtgatacataaaatatatgctgcAGAAAATGTAGAAATCGACCCacattttatgaattttgtaaaaacaacatttgaatCATCAGTAAAGAATGTTGATTTTAAAACTTATACCAATACCtcgataaaaacaaataattggTGGGCAGACCAAACTTATCATCGTATTACAAATGTCATAGAGTCTG aaaatatGCTTGTTCTCGTCAATGTGTTAGTTTTTACGGGAATTTGGGGTTCAACctttgaggaaaaaaatactCGCTTAGAGCATTTCCATCTTAATGATacaaattccaaaaaagtacCAATGATGAATCAACTTTTCCAAACACCATATGGTGTTCTTTCTGAAATTGATGCAACATTTGTTATATTAGAATACGAg AAGGAttttaatgatgatgatgtaaTGAAAATGATTATTATCCTACCAAACAAAATCAATGGACTCgattctattgaaaaaaaaatccataaattaCAACTTGCTGATTTTAACGGCAAATTACATCAAGTGAATGTATCACTGCCAAAATTCAGAATTAACAGTACAATCAATTTAGAAGATATGCTTACTAAATTAGGAATGAAAATTGCATTCCAAGAAGCCGCTGATTTTTCCGgtatcttaaaaataaattccgggctaaaaataaataaggtaAATCAACATGTAATGATCCACGTAGACGAAGAATGTACCGGAACTGCAGCTATTATTA aatCAACTTACAGCCACAGAATGAAACGCAGCTCTCCATCGTTagaaaaagtttcattttatGCTGATCATCCATTCCTCATTCTTATTGCAAACAATAACACTGTTATTTTTACTGGCCGTGTTGTCGATGTTTAA